The nucleotide sequence GAGCATCTGCAGAGATGGTGTCAGCAGCCATACACGCACTGGTGGCACGGCACGGAGTTGGAAAAAGGAAGCAGGCCAAGCTCCAGCAGTGACTGCCAAGTGATCTCGAGCGATTGGGAGTGGATGGCCATGGTGAGGACCTCATCACCATGAGGCCACCACATCCCTTGTATCGTTCCACTTTTACTTGCCCACCACTTACCCTGACTGATCCAACTCCTTATGATTTCATCAGGAAGAAGAGCCCCATGCCAGATTGGTTAACAAGGACATGGGAGGTAGGAAGCAGCAGGATTTTGTTCACGCTCAATCTGGAGGAAGAAGCTCCACTGGAGAACAGTGACGTCATTAAGCTGCACTCAACCTTCTAGGACGAGAGGGCAGGGGGTGAATGGGGAAGAAACCGGAGAACAGCAAGGTGACGAAACTGAGCCTTCTAGGGAGAGGAGAGGTGGTGAATGggtgagaagaggaagaagactggctAAGGGGTTACTTCGGGACACTCAGCGAAGCAACTGAGCCTTGGTTGGGACTTAGGACCAAAGGGCGAGGGGTGCAAATTGGATGGTTTTGATTGTTAAACACTGTATGTTGTCTGGTAGAATACTAGAGTGAAAATCAGACTCTTGCAATACTTCGGGCCTAAAATAGActtcttttttattatttttgtcaTACCTTTtgcacttgagttctttatgaaTTAACATGTTGGCTTACTTACCTGATGCATCCATTTGTCTCAAGCAGATTTGTTCTCGTTGACGTGTCATGCGAACAGGGAACGGATTGTTGTCCTTGTACGGTCATTGTCATCCTTGACTATCAGTATTTTGGGTAAATGACTGATATAGCGAACAGATTTGTTTGAAGATTCgaaaaaaaaagagagtaaaTTTCTAGCTACTAGTGAACAGCGAAATCATCTATATTTGGGAATTGGTGACAGTTTTTTTAGCAGACTAGAGGAATAATTTTTGTGTcgatttgttgcttgttctgCATGAGCACATCACAGCACTGACATCACCATATTATGATGTATTGCTGCTTATCACACCTGATTAGCGAAGTCGGCTCTGCAATTTTGCGATGATAGGCCACGTGTGTAAGGATTTCCAACTGGTTCTCAAGTCCATGGACGCTTGACAAAATGGAAATAATGTACAAGCTCAAGAACAGATCTTTGTATCAAAGATCAATCAATTCGATTTAGTTCAGATTGCTTCAAGTGGGCCTCGATTTGGCCAGACTTCTTGATGCATCAGAAGTTGTACTTCTAATTTTTAAGTACTCTAGCCTGGTGTAACAGTTTGTATGACTACTAATTTATCTTGACATAAGACATAAGGTCATGTTGATCTGACTTATGTGCACCGATTTGTGTATAATTTGTTGTTTAGCTCTGCCATTGTATTGAAAGAAAATGAGTTCCCTGGAAAGATCAAAAGCtgatcacattttgaattaaacGATTGCAACTAAAAGGGGCAACCAAAAAATAGCTTAAACACGTGATCAGAATACTTGGAACATGTTTTTGAAATTAAATATCATCTGCTGGTTGCAATAGGTCGTTTTGCAACATATATAAAATGATACATAACATGCCAACATAAAGCTGGATAGACCCAGCATACAATTGTTTGTGCGTAACACATCAGTTTGGCTATGTTAGCCAGGGCCAACTTTGGGGATGTCGTAGTGCTCGCTGAGGTTTGCCAGGTACTGGTTGAAGTCCTGGATGCGGTCCCTGTGCGACTTGTTGGCAACTTTGGCCAGCTTCTGCATGTCAATCCTCTGCTTCTGTTCCATGTAGCGTCGCTCTGCTGGTGTGAGATGATCATAGTCAGGATGTGAATTCCCTTCTTCATCTCCGATCTTGTCAGCTTCAATCAGCTCATTGTTGGGATCAGTTGGTAATTCAGAGCTTCCCCCTGAAGAAAATAACCATTGAATTGGATATGAAGCGAGTGTAGCCAGCCGAAAATGTTTAGATTCATGGAGTACAGTTACTCAAACACAAAAGGTGAGACAATGTATAAAATTAAACAAGTTATTGGAAAAATGAACTGAGCTCTGCAGAGTATTTTAGTAAAGACTGATCCACCAATAACATGAGATAACTATCATATCCTATCCTCTCATAACACTAAACTAATCCAAGTTTCCAAACCAATACATTGTCATTGCAGGTGCAACCAACAACTGAGTGTCTGAGAAGGTAATAGGACTGGGGTTCTTTATTTGTTCTGCAAACAGTAGCACAGTACACATAGCCACTAATAACACTTATCAGCACAAACTAAATGTCAAATCCCTCTAGTGATGCCTCCAAGATTCTTTATCAAGACATGAATACAAAAAACAAACATATATGCAGCGATTGTATAAACTACAAACCAGTGTATCCAAATACAGATAAGATGAGCATCAAGCATATACAGAGAAAAATGCAGCAAAAATTTTATTGGAAGCATTAGTAACCTACCACCCATTTTTGATGGAATGGTATAACAAATACAGGGAACCTAAACAGAGGTAATTATCAACAATTATGTAATAAAACAAAGCCAAATCGATTATTCAGTGCATGGAAACCCAGAAATTGTCAGAAGGTATCATGCACACAACCAAGCAGTTGATGGGTACCAACTCTTACAAACATAGTGATGCTT is from Miscanthus floridulus cultivar M001 chromosome 7, ASM1932011v1, whole genome shotgun sequence and encodes:
- the LOC136464363 gene encoding uncharacterized protein, encoding MSEYQNVVAGRLKLKGKALDVKEGGVKKKKKKKYQREESSQIGHDELHEGGSSELPTDPNNELIEADKIGDEEGNSHPDYDHLTPAERRYMEQKQRIDMQKLAKVANKSHRDRIQDFNQYLANLSEHYDIPKVGPG